In Pseudobdellovibrio exovorus JSS, the genomic stretch ATGCAAACTTAGTTTACCAGTTTTTGACTCAGACACCGGAATCGGCTTTGAAGAAAATGCTCGTCGGTCCTTCTTTTAATGATGTTCACTTTTCTATGTTAATGAAAGTCGTACGCCATTCAAATGAAGACCAATTCTGCGATCATTTCTATAATAGCACTTATCCAAAAGCGAAATTCAGTGCTAATGAAATCAATTCAAAAGAAGTTTTTTGGAGCAACTGTATCAACACGTTAAATCAACATGGACTCCTTTCTCCTGCACAAAAAGCTGCCGCCTAATTTTAGCGTTCTAATTCCTTTTATAAGGTTTGAAAAGGAGCTCGAAAACGAGCTCCTTTTGTCTGGTCATACGATTGTATTTAAAAATAATAAGTACTTTATCGTTGCGCCCTTAGATAAAAAACCAATATGGGCACAAGAGCTGTTAAGCGACTGTCAGTGTATTGAGTTTTCTAATAAAGCCCATGCTGTTAAAGTTTTAAAATCTTTCGACACTCTAGGGGTTTATTTTCCTACCGATGCCAATACTAAGTTGGCCGATAGTATACGTAAAGATCTGCGTGAACTGAGCCTCAAACGTATTGAATTCAAAGTCCCATCGCCATTTAATTTTAAGTATTTTGCATGGGGACTATTAGATAGCTCCCATTTGATTGTATGCCAGTCCCCTTCATCACAATTTCCACTGGGGTGGCACGAGTTCAAAGAAGATAAGGCCATCCCACCGAATCGAGCCTACCTGAAGCTCTGGGAAGTCTTGTCTTTAGGATACATCCATTTAGACAAATCGGATATCGCAATTGATTTGGGTTCAAGCCCCGGCGGCTGGTCGTGGGTTCTAAGCCAATTTGTTTCTAAAGTGTACTCGGTGGACAAAGCACCGCTGTCTGAGAAAATACAGCAACAAAAAAATATCCTCTATACCTCTGGGGATGCCTTCCAAATAAAGCCTACTGATTTTGCTGATTGCAGTTGGCTATTTTCAGATATTATCTGCACGCCAGAAAGACTTCTGGGTCTTGTTCACAATTGGATAGACAACTCGAATGTACAAAACTTTGTCTGCACGATTAAATTTAAGGGTGATTGTAACTTTGATATCTTAAAAGAATTTCTACAGATTCAGGACTCAAGAATAATCCATTTGTATCAGAATAAAAATGAAGTAACATGGATTAGACAAGGTAATAAAAAATGAGCCAAGAATCTTTTTTTAACAAAATAAGTTCATCAGCTTTTTCAGAGATTATAAAATCAATTTCTGAACATCAAACAGAGCTGATTCTTAAGGTTCGTGAT encodes the following:
- a CDS encoding SAM-dependent methyltransferase, with amino-acid sequence MSGHTIVFKNNKYFIVAPLDKKPIWAQELLSDCQCIEFSNKAHAVKVLKSFDTLGVYFPTDANTKLADSIRKDLRELSLKRIEFKVPSPFNFKYFAWGLLDSSHLIVCQSPSSQFPLGWHEFKEDKAIPPNRAYLKLWEVLSLGYIHLDKSDIAIDLGSSPGGWSWVLSQFVSKVYSVDKAPLSEKIQQQKNILYTSGDAFQIKPTDFADCSWLFSDIICTPERLLGLVHNWIDNSNVQNFVCTIKFKGDCNFDILKEFLQIQDSRIIHLYQNKNEVTWIRQGNKK